The following coding sequences lie in one Vitis vinifera cultivar Pinot Noir 40024 chromosome 19, ASM3070453v1 genomic window:
- the LOC100852799 gene encoding receptor-like serine/threonine-protein kinase SD1-7 isoform X2 produces the protein MKLGYDKRAGKTWSLVSWKSREDPSPGAFSIEHDANESSQIFNLQGPKMYWTSGVWDGQIFSQVPEMRFIYMYKYNTSFNENESYFSYSLHNPSILSRVVLDVSGQVRRLNCHEGTHEWDLYWLQPKTQCEVYAYCGPFGTCTRDSVEFCECLPGFEPRFPEDWNLQDRSGGCVRKADLQCVNESHANGERDQFRLVSNVRLPKYPVTIQARSAMECESICLNSCPCSAYAYEGEECRIWGGDLVNVEQLPDGDSNGRSFYIKLAASELNKRVSSSEWKVWLIVTLAISLTSAFVIYGIWGRFRRKGEDLLLFDFGNSSEDTSCYELGETNRLWRGEKKEVDLPMFSFASVSASTNNFCNENKLGEGGFGSVYKGKSQRRYEVAVKRLSKRSKQGWEELKNEAMLIAKLQHKNLVKVLGYCIERDEKILIYEYMSNKSLDFFLFDPTKHGILNWKTWVHIIEGVAQGLLYLHQYSRMRIIHRDLKASNILLDKDMNPKISDFGMARIFGGNEPKATNHIVGTYGYMSPEYALEGLFSTKSDVFSFGVLLMEILSGKKNTGFYQTDSLNLLGYEFASMDNFLHLGMGSVERQQGAGVDGSRVGRDFANTHFVEVHQCRPSLCSRKCR, from the exons ATGAAACTTGGATATGACAAAAGGGCTGGAAAAACATGGTCATTGGTGTCATGGAAGAGCAGAGAAGATCCCAGTCCAGGAGCTTTCTCCATAGAACACGACGCGAATGAAAGTAGCCAGATTTTTAACCTGCAAGGACCCAAAATGTATTGGACTAGTGGGGTGTGGGATGGGCAGATTTTCAGCCAGGTTCCTGAGATGCGTTTCATCTACATGTACAAGTACAATACATCCTTTAATGAGAATGAAAGCTATTTTTCTTACTCTCTTCATAATCCCTCCATTCTGAGCAGAGTGGTGCTAGATGTGTCAGGCCAGGTTAGGCGTCTGAATTGTCATGAAGGCACACATGAATGGGATTTATATTGGCTTCAACCAAAAACACAGTGTGAGGTTTATGCTTACTGTGGGCCTTTCGGAACCTGCACTCGGGATTCTGTTGAATTTTGTGAATGCTTGCCAGGTTTTGAACCTCGCTTCCCTGAAGACTGGAATCTGCAAGACAGATCTGGAGGGTGTGTGAGGAAAGCAGATTTGCAGTGTGTCAATGAAAGCCATGCTAATGGGGAGCGAGACCAGTTTCGTTTGGTGTCTAACGTGAGACTGCCCAAGTATCCAGTAACAATACAAGCAAGGAGTGCTATGGAGTGCGAATCAATTTGCCTGAATAGCTGCCCTTGCTCCGCTTATGCTTATGAGGGAGAGGAGTGTAGAATATGGGGTGGAGATCTTGTAAACGTGGAGCAGCTACCAGATGGTGACAGTAATGGTAGAAGTTTCTATATCAAACTTGCTGCCTCTGAGCTAAATAAGAGAG TTTCAAGCAGCGAGTGGAAGGTATGGCTAATTGTTACACTGGCCATATCTTTAACTTCAGCCTTTGTCATTTATGGGATATGGGGAAGGTTCCGAAGAAAAG GGGAAGATTTGTTACTATTTGATTTCGGTAACAGCTCAGAAGATACCAGCTGCTATGAGCTTGGCGAGACAAATAGACTTTGGAGGGGCGAGAAGAAGGAAGTTGATTTGCCCATGTTCAGTTTTGCGAGTGTATCTGCTTCTACAAATAACttctgtaatgaaaataaaCTAGGAGAGGGCGGTTTTGGATCTGTTTACAAG GGAAAGTCACAAAGAAGATATGAAGTAGCTGTGAAAAGGCTCTCAAAAAGATCTAAACAGGGATGGGAggagttaaaaaatgaagccatGCTTATAGCCAAGCTGCAACACAAGAATCTTGTGAAAGTTTTGGGATACTGCATCGAGCGGGATGAGAAGATATTGATTTACGAGTATATGTCCAACAAAAgcttggatttcttcctctttg ATCCTACAAAACATGGGATTCTGAATTGGAAGACATGGGTTCACATCATTGAAGGGGTTGCTCAGGGACTTCTTTATCTGCATCAGTACTCCAGAATGAGGATTATTCATCGAGATTTGAAGGCTAGCAACATTCTTCTAGATAAGGATATGAATCCTAAAATATCAGATTTTGGAATGGCAAGAATATTTGGAGGCAACGAACCAAAAGCAACAAATCATATAGTTGGGACTTA TGGCTATATGTCTCCTGAGTATGCTTTGGAAGGTCTTTTCTCCACTAAATCTGATGTCTTTAGCTTTGGGGTCTTGTTAATGGAGATTTTGAGTGGCAAGAAGAATACTGGATTTTACCAAACCGACTCGCTCAATCTTCTTGGATAT GAATTTGCATCAAtggataattttcttcatttagGCATGGGATCTGTGGAAAGACAGCAGGGGGCAGGAGTTGATGGATCCAGGGTTGGAAGAGACTTCGCCAACACACATTTTGTTGAGGTACATCAATGTAGGCCTTCTTTGTGTTCAAGAAAGTGCAGATGA
- the LOC100852799 gene encoding receptor-like serine/threonine-protein kinase SD1-7 isoform X1 — protein sequence MKLGYDKRAGKTWSLVSWKSREDPSPGAFSIEHDANESSQIFNLQGPKMYWTSGVWDGQIFSQVPEMRFIYMYKYNTSFNENESYFSYSLHNPSILSRVVLDVSGQVRRLNCHEGTHEWDLYWLQPKTQCEVYAYCGPFGTCTRDSVEFCECLPGFEPRFPEDWNLQDRSGGCVRKADLQCVNESHANGERDQFRLVSNVRLPKYPVTIQARSAMECESICLNSCPCSAYAYEGEECRIWGGDLVNVEQLPDGDSNGRSFYIKLAASELNKRVSSSEWKVWLIVTLAISLTSAFVIYGIWGRFRRKGEDLLLFDFGNSSEDTSCYELGETNRLWRGEKKEVDLPMFSFASVSASTNNFCNENKLGEGGFGSVYKGKSQRRYEVAVKRLSKRSKQGWEELKNEAMLIAKLQHKNLVKVLGYCIERDEKILIYEYMSNKSLDFFLFDPTKHGILNWKTWVHIIEGVAQGLLYLHQYSRMRIIHRDLKASNILLDKDMNPKISDFGMARIFGGNEPKATNHIVGTYGYMSPEYALEGLFSTKSDVFSFGVLLMEILSGKKNTGFYQTDSLNLLGYAWDLWKDSRGQELMDPGLEETSPTHILLRYINVGLLCVQESADDRPTMSDVVSMLGNESVRLPSPKQPAFSNLRSGVEPHISQNRPGIYSLNGVTLSVMEAR from the exons ATGAAACTTGGATATGACAAAAGGGCTGGAAAAACATGGTCATTGGTGTCATGGAAGAGCAGAGAAGATCCCAGTCCAGGAGCTTTCTCCATAGAACACGACGCGAATGAAAGTAGCCAGATTTTTAACCTGCAAGGACCCAAAATGTATTGGACTAGTGGGGTGTGGGATGGGCAGATTTTCAGCCAGGTTCCTGAGATGCGTTTCATCTACATGTACAAGTACAATACATCCTTTAATGAGAATGAAAGCTATTTTTCTTACTCTCTTCATAATCCCTCCATTCTGAGCAGAGTGGTGCTAGATGTGTCAGGCCAGGTTAGGCGTCTGAATTGTCATGAAGGCACACATGAATGGGATTTATATTGGCTTCAACCAAAAACACAGTGTGAGGTTTATGCTTACTGTGGGCCTTTCGGAACCTGCACTCGGGATTCTGTTGAATTTTGTGAATGCTTGCCAGGTTTTGAACCTCGCTTCCCTGAAGACTGGAATCTGCAAGACAGATCTGGAGGGTGTGTGAGGAAAGCAGATTTGCAGTGTGTCAATGAAAGCCATGCTAATGGGGAGCGAGACCAGTTTCGTTTGGTGTCTAACGTGAGACTGCCCAAGTATCCAGTAACAATACAAGCAAGGAGTGCTATGGAGTGCGAATCAATTTGCCTGAATAGCTGCCCTTGCTCCGCTTATGCTTATGAGGGAGAGGAGTGTAGAATATGGGGTGGAGATCTTGTAAACGTGGAGCAGCTACCAGATGGTGACAGTAATGGTAGAAGTTTCTATATCAAACTTGCTGCCTCTGAGCTAAATAAGAGAG TTTCAAGCAGCGAGTGGAAGGTATGGCTAATTGTTACACTGGCCATATCTTTAACTTCAGCCTTTGTCATTTATGGGATATGGGGAAGGTTCCGAAGAAAAG GGGAAGATTTGTTACTATTTGATTTCGGTAACAGCTCAGAAGATACCAGCTGCTATGAGCTTGGCGAGACAAATAGACTTTGGAGGGGCGAGAAGAAGGAAGTTGATTTGCCCATGTTCAGTTTTGCGAGTGTATCTGCTTCTACAAATAACttctgtaatgaaaataaaCTAGGAGAGGGCGGTTTTGGATCTGTTTACAAG GGAAAGTCACAAAGAAGATATGAAGTAGCTGTGAAAAGGCTCTCAAAAAGATCTAAACAGGGATGGGAggagttaaaaaatgaagccatGCTTATAGCCAAGCTGCAACACAAGAATCTTGTGAAAGTTTTGGGATACTGCATCGAGCGGGATGAGAAGATATTGATTTACGAGTATATGTCCAACAAAAgcttggatttcttcctctttg ATCCTACAAAACATGGGATTCTGAATTGGAAGACATGGGTTCACATCATTGAAGGGGTTGCTCAGGGACTTCTTTATCTGCATCAGTACTCCAGAATGAGGATTATTCATCGAGATTTGAAGGCTAGCAACATTCTTCTAGATAAGGATATGAATCCTAAAATATCAGATTTTGGAATGGCAAGAATATTTGGAGGCAACGAACCAAAAGCAACAAATCATATAGTTGGGACTTA TGGCTATATGTCTCCTGAGTATGCTTTGGAAGGTCTTTTCTCCACTAAATCTGATGTCTTTAGCTTTGGGGTCTTGTTAATGGAGATTTTGAGTGGCAAGAAGAATACTGGATTTTACCAAACCGACTCGCTCAATCTTCTTGGATAT GCATGGGATCTGTGGAAAGACAGCAGGGGGCAGGAGTTGATGGATCCAGGGTTGGAAGAGACTTCGCCAACACACATTTTGTTGAGGTACATCAATGTAGGCCTTCTTTGTGTTCAAGAAAGTGCAGATGACAGGCCTACCATGTCTGATGTTGTCTCAATGCTTGGCAATGAAAGTGTACGTTTACCTTCTCCAAAACAACCGGCATTTTCAAATCTGAGAAGTGGGGTGGAACCACATATATCCCAAAACAGGCCTGGAATTTATTCCTTAAATGGTGTGACACTTTCAGTTATGGAAGCACGATAA
- the LOC109121860 gene encoding putative inactive G-type lectin S-receptor-like serine/threonine-protein kinase SRK: MIFNEENVYNLSQAGSYSATLRVTINHLGLLQWNTLNESNDEWTTMYTVPYDPCDNYGQCRANGICRLSSMPVCESLKGFTPNSKGEWEMLDWSSECERAGSLDCKSKDDLMKVLGVKLTDLLEFRLNKSMSLKECEAECLKNCSCVAYANSNIKGGSSGCLTWYGDLIDIRGFTDGKSGQDLYTRCPAGELGSIHGSHKKKKLVVVLVALTISGMLILGLVFWCIKRKKIEIKTEERYCHGKSALTLLWGSCKDLFISTKILDFKSFIGISRQAIY; encoded by the exons atgatttttaatgagGAGAATGTATATAACTTGTCTCAGGCTGGCAGCTACTCTGCTACTCTGAGAGTCACCATCAATCATTTAGGCTTGCTGCAATGGAATACATTGAATGAAAGCAATGACGAGTGGACTACTATGTACACAGTACCATATGACCCATGTGACAACTATGGACAGTGTCGTGCTAATGGCATTTGCAGGCTTTCCAGCATGCCAGTCTGTGAGAGTTTGAAGGGGTTCACCCCCAACTCAAAAGGAGAATGGGAAATGCTTGATTGGTCTAGTGAATGCGAAAGGGCAGGGTCCTTGGATTGCAAGAGCAAAGATGACCTTATGAAGGTCTTAGGGGTGAAATTGACTGACTTGTTGGAGTTTCGGTTGAACAAGAGTATGAGCCTCAAGGAATGTGAGGCAGAGTGCTTGAAGAACTGCTCCTGTGTGGCGTATGCGAATTCAAACATTAAAGGTGGAAGCAGTGGTTGTTTGACCTGGTATGGAGATCTGATTGATATTAGAGGGTTCACAGATGGGAAAAGTGGGCAAGACCTTTATACCAGATGTCCAGCTGGGGAACTAG GGTCAATCCATGGTTCgcataagaagaaaaaactggTTGTTGTCCTAGTTGCATTGACCATTTCTGGAATGCTAATCTTGGGCTTGGTGTTCTGGtgcataaaaaggaaaaaaattgag ATTAAAACAGAAGAGCGTTATTGCCATGGAAAAAGCGCTTTGACATTGTTATGGGGATCGTGCAAGGACTTGTTTATCTCCACCAAGATTCTAGACTTCAAATCATTCATAGGGATCTCAAGGCAAGCAATATACTGA
- the LOC132252608 gene encoding G-type lectin S-receptor-like serine/threonine-protein kinase SD1-1 isoform X2: MSVSLGEWCKALCLNNCSCTAYAYSNLNGSSGCLMWSGNLIDIRELSTETNKEDIYIRGHTSEPGKSGEIDTSFLSPSVPESYTNQKTKKIVIILVISNYFGILTLGLAVWFLFLKKRTMGTDQESKKENLELPLFDLPTVATATNNFSNTNMIGAGGFGPVYKGNLPEGVAVAVKRLSKNSAQGVQEFNNEVVLMAKLQHKNLVRLLGCCVQGEERILLYESMPNKSLDYFIFDQNRRALLAWDKRCEIVMG; the protein is encoded by the exons ATGAGTGTGAGCCTTGGGGAGTGGTGTAAGGCGTTGTGCTTGAACAACTGTTCTTGTACAGCATATGCCTACTCAAATCTTAATGGAAGCAGTGGCTGTTTGATGTGGTCCGGGAACCTGATTGATATCAGAGAGTTAAGTACAGAAACAAATAAGGAGGACATCTATATCCGCGGGCACACTTCTGAGCCAG GGAAATCTGGGGAAATAGATACTTCATTCCTGTCACCGTCTGTTCCAGAGTCATACACTAATCAGAAGACCAAAAAAATAGTGATCATCCTTGTTATATCCAACTATTTTGGAATCCTCACCTTGGGCTTAGCAGTATGGTTTCTATTTCTGAAGAAGAGAACAATGGGAACAG ACCAGGAAAGCAAGAAGGAGAACTTAGAGTTACCTTTGTTTGACTTGCCTACCGTTGCAACTGCTACTAACAACTTCTCCAACACCAATATGATTGGAGCAGGTGGCTTTGGGCCTGTGTACAAG GGCAATCTGCCAGAAGGAGTAGCAGTAGCAGTGAAGAGATTGTCCAAGAATTCAGCACAGGGTGTGCAAGAGTTCAATAATGAAGTTGTTTTGATGGCGAAACTTCAGCACAAGAATCTTGTCAGGCTTTTGGGCTGCTGCGTTCAAGGAGAAGAAAGAATTTTACTCTACGAATCTATGCCCAACAAAAGcttggattattttattttcg atcaaaacAGAAGAGCATTATTGGCATGGGATAAGCGCTGCGAGATTGTTATGGGATAG
- the LOC132252608 gene encoding G-type lectin S-receptor-like serine/threonine-protein kinase SD1-1 isoform X1, protein MSVSLGEWCKALCLNNCSCTAYAYSNLNGSSGCLMWSGNLIDIRELSTETNKEDIYIRGHTSEPEAGKSGEIDTSFLSPSVPESYTNQKTKKIVIILVISNYFGILTLGLAVWFLFLKKRTMGTDQESKKENLELPLFDLPTVATATNNFSNTNMIGAGGFGPVYKGNLPEGVAVAVKRLSKNSAQGVQEFNNEVVLMAKLQHKNLVRLLGCCVQGEERILLYESMPNKSLDYFIFDQNRRALLAWDKRCEIVMG, encoded by the exons ATGAGTGTGAGCCTTGGGGAGTGGTGTAAGGCGTTGTGCTTGAACAACTGTTCTTGTACAGCATATGCCTACTCAAATCTTAATGGAAGCAGTGGCTGTTTGATGTGGTCCGGGAACCTGATTGATATCAGAGAGTTAAGTACAGAAACAAATAAGGAGGACATCTATATCCGCGGGCACACTTCTGAGCCAG AAGCAGGGAAATCTGGGGAAATAGATACTTCATTCCTGTCACCGTCTGTTCCAGAGTCATACACTAATCAGAAGACCAAAAAAATAGTGATCATCCTTGTTATATCCAACTATTTTGGAATCCTCACCTTGGGCTTAGCAGTATGGTTTCTATTTCTGAAGAAGAGAACAATGGGAACAG ACCAGGAAAGCAAGAAGGAGAACTTAGAGTTACCTTTGTTTGACTTGCCTACCGTTGCAACTGCTACTAACAACTTCTCCAACACCAATATGATTGGAGCAGGTGGCTTTGGGCCTGTGTACAAG GGCAATCTGCCAGAAGGAGTAGCAGTAGCAGTGAAGAGATTGTCCAAGAATTCAGCACAGGGTGTGCAAGAGTTCAATAATGAAGTTGTTTTGATGGCGAAACTTCAGCACAAGAATCTTGTCAGGCTTTTGGGCTGCTGCGTTCAAGGAGAAGAAAGAATTTTACTCTACGAATCTATGCCCAACAAAAGcttggattattttattttcg atcaaaacAGAAGAGCATTATTGGCATGGGATAAGCGCTGCGAGATTGTTATGGGATAG